The following nucleotide sequence is from Zingiber officinale cultivar Zhangliang chromosome 10A, Zo_v1.1, whole genome shotgun sequence.
TTTGTGTTCCTTTCTGATGGCTGTGGGGTCTGTTGCAAATAGAGAATGCATTGATTGTTGAATGGAAGAGAGCCTCTTCCAGCTGGTGGTTcttgttgtaaaaatactaaattcAATATTCAAGCAGGATACAAGATAACTTATTATGGCATTCCAGATCTCACACTGTTCTATTGCTTCTGGTCAAACTACTCTGTCTGACTCATCCTCTGCCTCGGCAGAATGTGCATGATGAGCGttttctttttgttgttttgTTTAGTCCTTGTTGTTGAGTATCCATTGTTAATTATGAAGCATGCCTTGTCAGTCAGCCTGAAGAAGTGACACCCATCCTGAGGCTGTGTTCCTAGAGCTCCTGCAATTCTTTCCATTTTATATAAAGTTCAACTGGTCATTTAAAATCCCCACTCCTAAAATTTGCAATACCTTAAAACTGATATTTCCTTTGTCAAATTCAAGTATATCGGATCAGCATCACAATCTGCTGCTGAGATAAAACGAGTGAAAAATAGTTTTGGCCAAGCAAAGCATTAATTTTACCTAAGACACCAACAGCTGTTGTGAAGATTAATCATTATCTCATGAATTCTGCGATTGCAGATGATATCACTCTGCCTGCTACCGTGGCAGTATCTGTGTGGGGGACAGTAACATGATGCATGGAGAAAGAAGATGGATCGGGCAGAGGAATCATGAGACTTGGTCGGAATGCGTCCAACCTGCACAGCTCAAGAAGCCGGGTACGTTGCCGCGCATTACCCCTTATTCCCTGCCTACTAACGAACTCGTGGACTGTGCTAACAAGATCCATATCCGCTGGGAAACAACAAACACATCTGTGCGCAATTGGAATCTGTGTGAGTGGGACCTTGATTAGGAGTTGTGTTCTTTGATGATCTTGATTTCTTTGCGTGCTTCTGTTTGTATTATCCATGTTCATCATTGACCTGTCTaagatccttcatcatcatcatcatcactgCTTGTGGAGACACTATCATAATTGCTTTGCTTGTATAGTTAATAGAATAGTCTTGTGAGACTTGAGAGCTATATGAATGAGTGGGACAGATAGGCGAAGGATTTGCTTTCCAATAAGACGTGAAAgttcaaactcaaacaaaaccaaaTTGACCTATGTCATTTGTCTGAATCTTATATTGCAGCTGTAAAGCTGCCCCAGCAAACAAAGTCTTTAGAGGAGGAAAAATGTGGGAGTCGAGGAGGAATAATGCATGCTACATGGATAAATAATTCAGTAAGTAGTCAAGGACGATGGTGATGGACTGATGGTTGATGGTGATTCAACTACTAACTATACTAACTACGGAGGAATCACTCTATGAGTTCAATGTTGTGTGATGTGGTGAATAAGGTGGATCAGAGTCTGGGAGATCAATGTCAAAATTAAGAGGGGATCAATATTTTAGGCTAGCGCAGACGATCATCCCGATCGAAGGGTAATTTGAGCCCTTAGTATTGATAAAACTTTAAGTCGAGTCAGTGTCATTCGGAGCAAGATCTACTTCATCACTCGAAATTAACATGATTAATTAGTTTGGTCAAGTGATCTAAAACCTATGATATGAACAGAACCATCTATCTAGTGTATATTTCTATCGATTTGTAATAAGATGGTTATATATCTTATTAACTAGCCCTGTTCAGGTATTCCTTGAACTTTCTCTTTCCTGATAAAATAAATGAAGCTGTTAAAATTGAAAATCGTGGACAGATTCCCTCATGCCTGACATGTTTCCAAAGGagtgaatatttttctttttcctgaaAAATAAAAGCAGatgatattctatttttttcttcctttttcctgTTTAAGTGCACTAGACTTTCTTGCTTATACATCCTCCTAGATTTCCACAGCCTTTTGGAACTCTCTTTGACCTCAAAGCAAGGAATCCAAAGAACAAGCCCAAAGCCCCAAAGCCCTAAAGCCGAAGACTTTTCGCCACTAAATACTCTCTTTAGCCTCCTTTCTTTCTCAAAGGATATTTACTTAAAGGCAAGCGTGATTTGATAAAGGATGCTTCAAACTTTTGTTTCTCTCTACAGGAACTATATATGTACCTCATGCTAATGTTGATGAAGTAGGTCCTGAGATATAAAAAACCCCAAGTCAGCATGATAACACAATGTTCACAATTCGTGCAGATGAATGATAACCTCTAGATGTAGAACTGTATCACAGTACACGCTTTGAAGGAGGAGGGTAAAAAGCATAAATATTCGTTCACTAAGTAACCAAAGTGGACATATAGTAAATATCTGCAATGACTCTGCCCCGCAATAAGAATGAAGAAGTTAAGGTCTTATTCATAATCATCAGTAGCTCTTACCTATCTACCTGTCAACTAGTTAAAGCCATGCCCCTGCCTTTTTCTTTtggcttttcttttcttttcttttttatttctgcCATGATGGTGTGCAATTGGAGAAGACACTTTGATGGCCGTGGGGAACCTTAAGTTTGGAGAAGTGGTAGATGACAGAGACAATTCATTGTTGGTGATGAAAGAGCTCTGGGGGAAAGCAAATGGATCATGTGGACTTTGTTTCGATGTTCCAAATGCAGGTAAAGGGCTAAAGGCTACGTAAAGTAGCCTGGATTAAGATTTCTATTGATACGGAAAGACATTAATAAAGATGAATCAGTGTTCTTTTTGAACTGTCCTTAGCATTGTATCATGCAACTGGTGGTGGCCAACTCAAATTGGATGGGCCCGGCTGTCGGCCTATGTTGTCTCATTGGGCCTCGCTCAGTCGTTATCCGGCCCAACCCACTAGGATTGATGCGGTTGAGCCGGGCCaatttctctttcttctctgcTTCTCGAATCATCTGATCCATCCCTGTTTCGCTTCGCGATCCGACCAATTCACTTCACAGCTTCTTCGATCAGTGCCGCCCTCGATGCATCCGCTGGGAGTGTTTGGCAAGCCGCGTCGCAGCAGCCGGCCTACCTCTACCCTGATCCCATCCTGGCTTTGTGATCTTTGATACTGCTTGTTCTTTGTCTGAGGGCGAGCTCGGAAGAATCTTGCCAGGAGCAAAAGAGGTATTCGGCGAGGAGGTTGGTATTTCTTTCCTAACAAATTAGCAACTTCATTTCTTATGTCTGTTAATAGTGCGAATATCATTCTTCGGGAATACAATGGGTAGTTCTTTCCTGACAAATTGGAAACTTCATTTCTTATGTCTGTTAAGACTTAAGAGTACGAATACCATTCTTCTGGAACACAGTGGGTTGTTCTTTGCCAACAAATTATATCTGTTAAGAGTGTGAATATCATTCTTCTAGGACGCAGTGCATGGCTACTGATTTTGATTGATTgacaattgaaattgaaattgaaattaaggGGGAATCCGATTATCTATTTTTGCAGTGCTAGATAAGGATCACAAGGATAATGTTGTCGAAGTTAAGAGAATTGGAAATAGAATTCTTGTGCCAAAGTTGATTTTAGAAATACATAATCATATTAAGAGCAAATTCGAGAGAACCCGTTGCTTCTCCTTATTGTTCTTAACCAGACCAAGAAGCAACTCACTGGCTGCAAGGATTGCCCTATCCGTGGTCGATGCACTAGCAGAAAATGGCAATTGGAAGTTTCCGATCCTTTAAAAACCTGACCCCatggaagttttccaccggccatCATGATAATCAGAAGGAGCTCGTGGTGGTCTATTCCGTTTTCTCATGCCTACTACCCACGGAAGTTAAGGATCCTTGCTCCTTATGGCTCTAACTTTGCATTATTACTATTTGTTTCATCATCGACGCCAGTTTTAGATAGGCTGGGCtttatcaaaaatattataaACACGCCATTGTCACCTCTCTATGGTTTTGTCAGCTTAGGAGGGATTTGCTGCAATGATTTTGGGTTCTTGATGGGAGGTTCCATGAACACTGAGTGTCCAACCTTCATTCTCTTTATAGGAGGTCTTATGAACACGCCTAGAGTTTGCATGGAACAAGGGGTTtagggaaaaaaaaattattgagacAGGCTCCCTAATAGCTCTTCAGTTGATTAAGTGTGAAGTGTTGACTCTCTCCCTTTATTACCCAGCCATGCAAACCATTTCAGTATTGGGGTGTAGGGAATTGGCAATAAGGCTTCTTACCTTATCCCAGATCATGAGCTCATGTGCACATTGGTTGGCTAAGGAAGTGTTTCAACCGCTTTGCTCCTAGTCTTTTTTATCCAATTCACCCCTAGAATTGAAGACCTCGGGAAACCCTTGTCCTACCATTAGCATGACATTAACTGGTGTTTTTTTCTCACTTAATAAGAGGTCTTGGCATCATCCCAGACATGCTACTATTTTCTGGAATAAGAAGGTTGTTAGAAGGGAAAATGCTCATTATTTAGAAGGCGTGGAACTGAAACCATATTAATTTTCCATATTCATTACTTGTAATTATCGGAAGACCGATCTTTAAAGAATCCTATTTAACAATATTTTTATATCTTCTTCAGTGTGTCAAGCTGTTAAATGCCTACTGGACAATCAGACAGGACACAAAATTGGTGCAAGAAAGAACATTGATTGGTATTAAGAGACATCTTTAAGAAATGAACAATGCGTACATGATGAGAATGAGATAACATTGTGATATGATCAAAATGATACTGGAATCAAATGGTAACTGGTTAGGAAAAATTGTGAATGATTATCaatatagttttgagaaattAGAAACTACAAAACTATCTCATCCTGGATAGGCAAAAATAGAATTTCCAACAGCCTATTGATCATTGAGCAttcacatgattttttttttggttctacTGATAACTGAATAAGGATGTTGTAATTGTAAAATTGTTCTGACTACAGGATTGAAAAACCCCAAATTCATTCTCCGTCAATTCTAGTTTATGATTACATATGTTTTCCCTGTTGAAATCAATCTGGGGAATACATGCATCAACCGTTATTGGAAATCTATCTTTACAGGCTGGTTTTCCTCTGGCAACGTTACCCTGTATCTCAAATTTTCATGGTATACATTAAACTATTCATGAACACATCAGACACACAAGATTAGTTAATGGTTGAGATCTATCTTTGAATTCTGTCAAGATTTCATTTTATGTTTTGTAAACTATTGCACAACTAGCCTGACATTTCTGAGATGCTCTGGAGCGAAGGACGCCATTGTCTGCCTCTCATTGTCGTCTGTGTGTTCTTCAGTGGATCTTGTTCTTGTCTTGTTACCTGTTCATTTCAAACAGAATAGTGTTGCAATCATTATTTCTGAATTCAACCTAAACATTATGTATACATCAGTAAATGAGACGTATGCTCCCATTTCAAGTTCATGTTCCGTTTGTTTTGTGTCTTTCAACTGCTGATTGGTAGGCAAATTAACATCTGTTGCATTGAGCGACTCATTAATTTTCTTCATCGTTGAGTGACAAATTCCTGTTTAATGGTTAGATCTGAGattttttcatcatttttatttGTTTTGCCAATCTACCTATTGATTTAGCTACAGTTCTAGACGCTAGTAGTTGATATATTGTGAAACTTATATGCAAGAATATCTTTGTAGCAATTGTTGCAGTCATACCTCATGTCTTCTTTCTGCATCCTCCTGTGTTTCATCTCCGTTCTGCTTCTGCTGCTGTTTCTGTTTCATAATCATTTCTTTCTGGCTTTTCTTCAGCTTCTCATATTGCCTTCGCCTCAGAGCTTTTGCGACTTCTGACCAAGAAAATCCCCACAAATGTTCGCCGTTAGATCACGCCGGACGACTAAACAACAGCAATCAGCATGGCAGAAAAATAAAGACGAGAGGAAATAAGAACCTTGAGAGGCGATCAGCCGGTAAACTTGGCCGAGCAGAAGCATTTCCTTGGGCTTGAGCAACTTCACCCGGGTAATCCGGATCCCAACGCCGCCATCGTGTCTCTCATTTGGCGGGACGTCGAGGGTTACGAGGGCCACGTGGTACCCTGGGTTGCTCTTCATGACATTGGCAGCGGTCGTCGGCCAGTGTAGCCTCTCCACTTTCCCGCCCGGGTACTGGATCACCACCGCTGCCGCATCCGCTGCCTGGCAATTCCCCATCCTTCTGTGTTACCTTTGCCTGCAGTTGGCTATGGTGATTTAGTACGATTCAGGTATGGGAGAAGTGTGGTAGAGAAAGAGAAACAGTGATAGGAGCATTCAACCAACTTCGGCTACCTTGGTTCAGTTGCCTTATTTAATGCGATGGGATGAGGTAAGAAGCCTAGCTCAAAGCTCGATATTATAGAATATATTCTCGCACATATTCTGCAGTCAATCTCTATATTTTTAAACAAAGAGGGAGAATGAATACTTCCGTCTGCCTTTGAGCTACCTTCCACGTGACATGATGTCAATGGCGAGCTTATATGGGCTATGGTAAAAGAGTGTGGTAGGCGTGCGTGTTATATACGTTGCTGGCGACTAAGGAGAAGCATGATAACATCCCCTGCACGCAGGGCGTGGGATTCTCCATGCTATCGGAGTGTGAATGCCCGCGAGAGGGGGCCACGTACCAAGAGAAGGTAGTAAGCAGACTGTTGTCACTGATGGATATATTACTTTGTTGCTTCCTTCTGTTATGGTCGCTTGGCCTTACCTGAGGAAGCCACCGCATGGAATGGGATATGGAAGGCAAAAGCTGCTCCTACCTTTCTGTGATGGTCGCTTGCCCTTTACCTGAAGAGTCCTGATCTCTAGCGTCAATTAAATTGGTTGCATCAAGCATCAGGTAACAGATAGCAGTAGTTGTTGCTTCCTTGTGTTGCGGTAACGGTAGTGTTGCTTCAAGCGGTGGGTTTTCTCTTCATTTAATCTGACAAGGGACAGCGCTCAGCGGCAATAACCAAAACGGTCCAAAGTGGCCACCTCTTTCTCCGCTCCATGATTGCCTTGTGTTGTGGCATGAAATCAGTGATCACGGTCAATGTCGCAAAGTAGGGTTTATTAATTAACTAATGCTCCACTTTGATTTATGTATGCAGAGAATCTACATGTTACTCTAGTCATCCACGTACTCGAAAGATAAATGTCTCCAACATGTTTACATGTTTCGGAGTTGGATGTGTTCATCACTGGGGAAAAAAACAAGCTACTTTGGACGGAAAAATTATCTTTTGATCTATTTTTCTCTCATACTTCACCTGCTAAATCTTTTATACAAATGAATGAGGTACTGCTGTGTTAGAAAAAGCGTAAGTCAGTCTCATCAACCACCGCTATCTTATTATAAAATGGGGGTTGGTTGTGTTCGGGTATTAACTGCTCTtagtattttaatttttcatgtttGTATTCTGCAGcacaaaataaaaaaggaaaaggattACACAGAGGACAGATGGTCTGTTCCATTCAGATGACCATTTGAAGGTACGATGTCTTCGAGTACTAGCTTGTATGATAGCTCTTCTAGGTTTCTCTTCCTTAGTCCAATTGCCGACTAAACGTCATTAAGATGCCATGTGAAGTGTTGGAGTTCTCACACTAATTGTCCGATCTCATCTTATTCAAACCTTAGCCCAGTAGGGATCTATCGGTGAAGATTGAGATATCCTAGGCATAtaatcatggttatcaaaattTAATTCCACGGATTGGTGTACTTGATACCTATATAGGTATTTATTTGAATAGATTTTAAGATCAATTTTTAATCACATTAGATGTCTGACTTTTTTCATGTAAAAGGCTGATGTATTAAGATAAAATAACCCTATGATTTGCATTAAGATAAAACAACCCTATGATTATTTTGTTGTGGGGCGGATGATACTCATCCTGGACTATTTGGACGAGTGATATACGGTTACCAAAATCTAACCTTAAATTGAATCTGAAAAGCTCAAATTATATATGGAATCATAAATCAGTTTTCATCGATCTAACTAAAAATTGGAAAAttcaatatataaaaattaactaATACAAACATATATCTGGATTTTAGAATCTATAATGTAGATATGAATGCAAATTATTAGTTTGATTTCGATGTCCTGTCATATTTATTAGTTACTTTCTTTTTTGTATTAGCAGGTGATGATATTATTGTCGATGGTGTAGATGCGGTTATCATAACTAATAATTATACAATTACTATTATGTTAAATAATCCTATGAACAATAAGAGAAATTTAGTGGATGAAAACAAGAAAAGACCTGAATGTAGTTGAATTAACAGCTAAATGGTGCGGCTCAATGACTCATTGTTATGGTCTTTGATTTTCAAATGAATTAATTCCTTCTACTATGTCTCTtgctaaagaaaaaataaaaaataaaataaaatttaaagtattaatatttaatatatatatataaatcactAATATCTTCTCGATAATGATATAGAAAATCTGTATGCACCGACACTCAGAGATTTCATTAGATCTATCTTCCTACAAAATTGTTATTTCTTTTAAAGGACAGCTAAATctctaatattaattaattaaaaaacttatgtGAAATAAAGGATCAAAACTTATCGGAAAAATGTGGCAATTAGAAAGGCATTAGGTGAACAGCAGAAGTGGAGTTGTTGGCATTTGCTCAGGGTTTCACATAGATGATAAATGTATAATAGTTTATTTGTAGTGGAAAGGGTTTGAGTCTCAGGGAATGTGCCTTCATTCCTTCATACACTCAGCAACTCTTGATGAACCTTCTTCTATCGATGGGGGTTATCACATGGGGGACCGTTAAGCGGATTCACATTTTTGAGCAAACATGAAGCAGGCGAAATCATCTGCTTCTTAGAATAAATGCAACACAAGAACGTACCATCAATCGTGTCTGGTCGCAGACTTGGCTTCCTTTTCATGGTGGTGATGCCTGACTGCATATCGCAGCTTTAATAGGTCGTTTGACCAAGATCAGTGCACTTAAAGCTGAGCCAGACAGTGAGGCAGTGTGGTCCCAAACCTGATCGTACCAGCTCGACCTCTGGTCCTTAGATTAACCGGTTGGGCTCGTTCAATCCTGTCTCGATTTTAACATCAAttggagcaaaaaaaaaaagggactCATGATTTCGGGGCTACATGATGCACTCATTTGGTCCAGTGTCTACCTTTTCTGCACATCATTGCAGGCTTGCATTTGGTATGTATTTATTTTCTTACTCTCCTCTTTTAGTCTTCAATCTTCTTACATGATCCTAAATTTTGCTTGATTAAAAACACAGTTTCTCGGAGGCAAAACTGGATCCAATTTTGATTAAAATCTGATCAAATTGGATGAAAACTTTTAaatattgtttttttaaaaaaaattataagtcgTTTGGTGTAGTAAAATCTTTCAGGCTCAACGACTCAacaatatttcttttaaaatgaAGTTAATTATGGCACTTAAGACCTAAGACCAACCTgccaaaatatattttaaaaagagAAGACAAAAAATGGCTTCTAGGCCATCAGCTGAAGCAAAATAAAGTCTTACTAATTGATTTCCAAAGAGACAAAAGTGGAACCTGGCACAAAGCTTTGAGAATCCATATTATAAAAAGTGCCACAGCCTCTGACACCTTGTCTTGAGACTATGATTAATGAGCTCAGAAATTTATTCTTATAAAGAGAGAGATTCAATAATGTTCATCAGCTTTGTAACTTAGAGACCAAACATGCATGAAGTTAAATCTTTAACATAAATATCCATTAAGCTACATCCCTAGGATAAGAAATTGACAAGGAGAGATCTAGCACAAAACACTGAGCTTAACTCAATAACTCTCTTAAAGGGCAATGCTAACTGTATCACATCCGATTCTGAGCGCATAGGGATTACACTGACGGAAAGAACTTGTTGAGATTGTAAGGCAGCGCGTAGAATTCTTCGTTTCTTGCATCGCCCTTGAAGGACCGGAACTTTTGCCACCAATGGGAGCCTCTGTCTTTCCTTACTGTGTTGTCGTGCCTGTGGAGAGTATTGTCCAAGAAAAATGCCACAAATCCGGCGACAAATGGTTTCGAAGAGAATATCACATTGATTATGTCGTTGAActagagaaaaagaaagactcaTCAATATGTTGGCCAGCAAACAAAAAGAGAGTACAGATGGGGATAGTTGTGGTTCTTCACATACCCATCTTGCTCCGGTGTGGACTGGACCGTAACCGGCTACGGAAGTGTATTCGTTGAAGTACTGTGGAACTGACAAACCCATGAAGACGGAGAATCCTAAGATGAACTTGGTGCGGAAGCTATTGAGATTGCAGAACTGAAGGAAGCTAAGACCAGCAGCACCTGCACAGACATGAGCCGGTGTATTCAAGTTATCGATGCAAGTCCACTAGCGAGGACGAGTATGAATTCATTGCATTATATACTAACCAACATATGCATAGAAAAGACAGTAAAGAGCCGCGAAAATTGGTGCAGGAATAGATGCAAAGACCGCTCCAAATTTCCCTGTCGCAAAGAAGTATCATCATTCAGCTCGAGAGAAGATAGAATTAATTGGTAACTCACTACACTTGAAACAACAGGACTGGATTCCAATATTAGCTACTCCCAACTAGTCATGATCAGATTCAATTCAGATTTTAAACTCATGAACAGATTACCAAGGATGGAAAAGAAAATCATGAATCCTGCTGAAATTTGCACGACCCTCCGACTGCCAACCCGTGTCAAAGCCAGCAAACCAGCATTTTCGCTGCAAAGCATTACTCGATAGTCGATACCTTAAACACAATGGGTAGGCATTCATAGCCTCTCATAACAGATATGAAGCTCAATGCATGAAGAGAATCTTACACAGATACTGATGATCCAATAGAAGTTCCAAACAATCCATCCAACAAGATAGCAATTCCCTAGAATAGAGGGGAAAAAAATTAGTGTCTGTGACTTCCAAAAGCCAAAAGAACTTTAAATCTAGCGAAATGGACATGATTCCCTGCCTGCCAACCAATGCCTCTACTGAGCACCGAAGGAGGTATAGGCGTTGCACTTGCATATCTCGCAACGGCCAtgtaagtaccagtcgactgtagTATCATGCACAAATTAGAAGACATAATAATGCAAACCACCATCATTTAAAGAATCTTCAATAGATAGTGATCAACCTCTACAAGGGCAACAAATGAGGCTGCCATCATTGCAAAAGCTTCCCCGGCATCAAAAGTCGGTGCTCCCCATTGAAAAGGATATGGTACTCTTATCCTAGGTATCAAAATATGATCATGAGCAACTAGAGATGCAACTCCATTCAAACGGGCAACAAGGTTTCGCATTCAAGCTAAGGAGAACTAAACAAAGGAACAAAAACTTACCAAGGAGCCCCACCAACAAGCCCAGAACGATCAGTGCGGCAATGGAACTGTGTCTTTGGTGAAGAATGCCTATAAGCTCCACCAATTGTGAGAAAGTATGCATAAATCCACACGATCACAATCGAAAACATGACTGCAAATCTATCAAATACAGGCCTCTCTGAATTTACAGCGTGAGGAATATACTGGGGAGGAACATAAAAGCAATCAATCAAGATCCTTTTAGTCAAAGATGAAATGCATTTAAAATTGAAAACATTTGAAATGAAACTGCAGTAGAAGTAAATGAGTTATATTTCAATCCACTGATCAATGAAGATTACCTGTGAAAACATCACTAATAGAATAATCACTGGCAGCCCAATCTCAACACATTTAGCAACCTGCGCAATTGACATCGGTTTACCTCACAATGCACTGCAAGCGCAATAGCGTATCCTCAAAAATTGAATACTTACCCCTGGAAATCCAAGCTCATAGAGGCCAAACCCAGCTAATGCAACCAAAGGAACAGCTGATAACGGgcttaaaaatctaaaaaatattcaaagtatgATGTGAACGTTAAGTTACAGTTGTTGGAACTTACGGCAAAGTCACTTGCCCCAATAAAACAAAAACATTAGCATATTAACCTTGTCACATTCCGCCAAAGACCGCTAAAACCAATAATAATTTGCAGGGTGGAAGCGACAATTAGTGCACCCTGGGTTCCACGCATAATGTGCAGGAATTTCtaagaaaaatgaaaattaatCATCAGTTTCTAACTTCTGAATTATACAAACACAATTCCAATCAAGGTCTTGTTTCAACCTCACCTCATGAGGATCAATGATATCGCTATACCGCCCAGCCAAGATGATAGATATGGTAGGCATCACAAAGGTATATGATCCTCCAATCACAGCCGGCAAACGAGTTCCAAAATAAGTTTGGAAAAGTGTATTAATACCAGCAACAAACAGCAATGTCTGCACTACTCTGGCTTTCTCATCCTAAAAGAGAGTGAAATATAACTAGCTTTTCTAAACAGCAATGTAATAATAGGCATCAGCTTAATATTGAGCCAAGAAAAAACTATTTCATTTTGAACAGAAGGTCTGTTTGTGATCATGAGTATGCAAATAGAATCTCACATTTCCTCCCCCCATTTGAGGAACAAGTGCAGTGGGGATGATAACAGTCGTTCCTAGCATCACCAGGTAATGTTGGAAACCAAGAAGGATTGCCTCAGCTACATCCAGCAAAaagatataataataataatttaggttagcttaatatTCTTTCATCGCATCAAGTTGATAAGGAAAAGAAATAGGAAGAACATTAGTAAATGGGAATACAGCATCACTACAAGAATAAATTCAAGAACCTTATTCCATCTTTTGAGTTACAATGGAAAAAAAGGTAAGCCAAGGCTTAAGATCAACATTtgtgagaaaaaaaaaactgataAACCAAAGAGAAACAAACTACTTAGAGGAGTAGCAACAATGATTCCAATACAAGAACCAGCGAAGAAAAGTGCAAAAAATGAAGATAAACATACAAACATAGTTCCCACCTTCCCAGGAAATAACTcgaggtgaatgagaaattagaTGAAGGAAAAGCAAGAACAGGAATGAAGTAACTCACGCCAAGGAGGCGGGCTGGTGATGCAGAAGGAGACGTTGGGTAACTGGTCCTTCACTGGATGTGGCACCAACTCGTCTTGCTTAGGTGGCGGCGCTGCTCCGGCCATCTCTTTTTTCTTCCTCCACAAAATCCCACCTCAAGAAAGCTATAAACCTCACTCACTTGTCTCGCTAAAGAACAAACCTTTCTACTATCAACTCCAGGAAAAATCTGAAGACTTGAAGGATTGTAGTCGTCAAAAACAAATCTTTTTCTTTCCCCAACTCCGAATTCCAACAACAGCCGTCGCAATCCCTCCTGAAgtggcttgaggaagaaaatgcaAGAAGAAGATGTGGCAACCCTCCACTAGTGGGGCAAACGATGGGAAAAGGAGACTCTGTTTTCCACCAAATGGCTTAAAAAAGACCGAAGCACAACAAATGTGCccccttctctctttctctctatagGAGGAATCTTCTGCAGACTctccttttctatttcttttactCTTATTTATCGCTTTATACGTGTTTATCTTAATACGCAA
It contains:
- the LOC122027344 gene encoding uncharacterized protein LOC122027344: MGNCQAADAAAVVIQYPGGKVERLHWPTTAANVMKSNPGYHVALVTLDVPPNERHDGGVGIRITRVKLLKPKEMLLLGQVYRLIASQEVAKALRRRQYEKLKKSQKEMIMKQKQQQKQNGDETQEDAERRHEVTRQEQDPLKNTQTTMRGRQWRPSLQSISEMSG
- the LOC122027126 gene encoding nucleobase-ascorbate transporter 6-like isoform X2, which gives rise to MPTISIILAGRYSDIIDPHEKFLHIMRGTQGALIVASTLQIIIGFSGLWRNVTRFLSPLSAVPLVALAGFGLYELGFPGVAKCVEIGLPVIILLVMFSQYIPHAVNSERPVFDRFAVMFSIVIVWIYAYFLTIGGAYRHSSPKTQFHCRTDRSGLVGGAPWIRVPYPFQWGAPTFDAGEAFAMMAASFVALVESTGTYMAVARYASATPIPPSVLSRGIGWQGIAILLDGLFGTSIGSSVSVENAGLLALTRVGSRRVVQISAGFMIFFSILGKFGAVFASIPAPIFAALYCLFYAYVGAAGLSFLQFCNLNSFRTKFILGFSVFMGLSVPQYFNEYTSVAGYGPVHTGARWFNDIINVIFSSKPFVAGFVAFFLDNTLHRHDNTVRKDRGSHWWQKFRSFKGDARNEEFYALPYNLNKFFPSV
- the LOC122027126 gene encoding nucleobase-ascorbate transporter 6-like isoform X1, producing the protein MAGAAPPPKQDELVPHPVKDQLPNVSFCITSPPPWPEAILLGFQHYLVMLGTTVIIPTALVPQMGGGNDEKARVVQTLLFVAGINTLFQTYFGTRLPAVIGGSYTFVMPTISIILAGRYSDIIDPHEKFLHIMRGTQGALIVASTLQIIIGFSGLWRNVTRFLSPLSAVPLVALAGFGLYELGFPGVAKCVEIGLPVIILLVMFSQYIPHAVNSERPVFDRFAVMFSIVIVWIYAYFLTIGGAYRHSSPKTQFHCRTDRSGLVGGAPWIRVPYPFQWGAPTFDAGEAFAMMAASFVALVESTGTYMAVARYASATPIPPSVLSRGIGWQGIAILLDGLFGTSIGSSVSVENAGLLALTRVGSRRVVQISAGFMIFFSILGKFGAVFASIPAPIFAALYCLFYAYVGAAGLSFLQFCNLNSFRTKFILGFSVFMGLSVPQYFNEYTSVAGYGPVHTGARWFNDIINVIFSSKPFVAGFVAFFLDNTLHRHDNTVRKDRGSHWWQKFRSFKGDARNEEFYALPYNLNKFFPSV